The Catenuloplanes niger genome includes a window with the following:
- a CDS encoding SPFH domain-containing protein, which produces MDVLTTGLGVLLAVVLLVLLGLAFLVSRLFRKVEQGKALIISKVKKVDVTFTGAVVMPVLHKAEIMDISVKTIEIERTGNEGLICRDNIRADIRITFFVRVNKTIEDVIKVAQAIGTARASDQDTLQELFNAKFSEALKTVGKQLDFVDLYTKRDEFRDQIIAVIGTDLNGYSLEDAAIDFLEQTPIGRLDPKNILDAQGIRKITELTAAENVRTNEFQRSEEKEITRQNVDAREAILELQRRQAEAEIRQKREIETMRAREEAETAKVYAEERLRSRTADLRTEEQLGIQAENQAREIAVAAKNRERVIAIETERIEKDRMLEVIGRQRETELSTISKDKEVEAEKRAIAEVVRERIAVEKTVAEQEENIKRLRVVEEAERTRQAVIINAEAEAQETLVKNIKAAEAAEQAAKFKAREQLTLAEARQQAAELDTRAQIRLAEARQATAAAEGLAEVQVQERNAEAIEKVGRAEAIVEREKALAGADALREKLKGEAEGLTEKAAAMAALSDASREHEEYRLRLEAEKEIRLAGIDVHRQVAESQAMVVAAGLEKANIDIVGGDSVFFDKLLGSITLGKSVDGFLANSDVARSLVAPYVNGNGNLPADLGALLGSITTSDVSNLTLSAFLLQQMKSSSDKDEAKLRELLESARRLGIADKSVADLTPANK; this is translated from the coding sequence ATGGATGTGCTCACCACGGGTCTCGGCGTGCTGCTCGCCGTGGTCCTGCTCGTTCTCCTCGGCCTGGCGTTCCTGGTCAGCCGGCTCTTCCGGAAGGTCGAGCAGGGCAAGGCGCTGATCATCTCGAAGGTCAAGAAGGTGGACGTGACGTTCACCGGTGCGGTCGTGATGCCGGTGCTGCACAAGGCCGAGATCATGGACATCTCGGTGAAGACGATCGAGATCGAACGTACCGGCAACGAGGGTTTGATCTGCCGGGACAACATCCGGGCGGACATCCGGATCACGTTCTTCGTGCGGGTGAACAAGACCATCGAGGACGTCATCAAGGTGGCGCAGGCGATCGGCACCGCGCGCGCCAGCGACCAGGACACGCTGCAGGAGCTGTTCAACGCGAAGTTCTCCGAGGCGCTGAAGACGGTCGGCAAGCAGCTCGACTTCGTCGACCTCTACACGAAGCGCGACGAGTTCCGCGACCAGATCATCGCGGTGATCGGCACCGACCTCAACGGCTACAGCCTGGAGGACGCGGCGATCGACTTCCTGGAGCAGACGCCGATCGGCCGGCTGGACCCGAAGAACATCCTGGACGCGCAGGGCATCCGGAAGATCACCGAGCTGACCGCGGCCGAGAACGTGCGGACCAACGAGTTCCAGCGCTCCGAGGAGAAGGAGATCACCCGGCAGAACGTGGACGCCCGGGAGGCGATCCTCGAGCTGCAGCGCCGCCAGGCCGAGGCGGAGATCCGGCAGAAGCGCGAGATCGAGACCATGCGCGCCCGCGAGGAGGCCGAGACCGCCAAGGTGTACGCGGAGGAGCGCCTGCGGTCGCGCACCGCGGATCTGCGTACCGAGGAGCAGCTGGGCATCCAGGCCGAGAACCAGGCCCGGGAGATCGCGGTCGCGGCGAAGAACCGCGAGCGGGTCATCGCGATCGAGACCGAGCGGATCGAGAAGGACCGCATGCTGGAGGTCATCGGCCGCCAGCGTGAGACCGAGCTCTCCACCATCTCCAAGGACAAGGAGGTGGAGGCCGAGAAGCGGGCCATCGCCGAGGTCGTCCGGGAGCGGATCGCGGTCGAGAAGACCGTGGCCGAGCAGGAGGAGAACATCAAGCGGCTGCGCGTGGTCGAGGAGGCCGAGCGCACCCGCCAGGCCGTGATCATCAACGCCGAGGCCGAGGCGCAGGAGACGCTGGTCAAGAACATCAAGGCCGCCGAGGCCGCGGAGCAGGCCGCGAAGTTCAAGGCCCGCGAGCAGCTGACCCTGGCCGAGGCGCGCCAGCAGGCCGCCGAGCTGGACACCCGGGCGCAGATCCGGCTGGCCGAGGCCCGGCAGGCCACCGCGGCCGCCGAGGGCCTCGCCGAGGTCCAGGTGCAGGAGCGCAACGCGGAGGCGATCGAGAAGGTCGGCCGCGCCGAGGCGATCGTCGAGCGGGAGAAGGCCCTCGCCGGCGCGGACGCGCTGCGCGAGAAGCTGAAGGGCGAGGCCGAGGGTCTCACCGAGAAGGCGGCCGCGATGGCCGCGCTCTCCGACGCGTCCCGCGAGCACGAGGAGTACCGGCTGCGCCTGGAGGCGGAGAAGGAGATCCGGCTGGCCGGCATCGACGTGCACCGGCAGGTCGCCGAGTCGCAGGCGATGGTGGTCGCGGCCGGCCTGGAGAAGGCCAACATCGACATCGTCGGCGGCGACAGCGTCTTCTTCGACAAGCTGCTCGGCTCGATCACGCTCGGCAAGAGCGTGGACGGGTTCCTGGCCAACTCCGACGTGGCCCGGTCGCTCGTTGCCCCGTACGTGAACGGCAACGGCAACCTCCCCGCGGACCTGGGCGCACTGCTCGGCTCGATCACCACGTCCGACGTGAGCAACCTGACGCTGTCCGCGTTCCTGCTCCAGCAGATGAAGTCGTCGTCGGACAAGGACGAGGCCAAGCTGCGTGAGCTGCTGGAGAGCGCGCGCCGGCTCGGCATCGCCGACAAGTCCGTGGCGGACCTGACCCCGGCGAACAAGTGA
- a CDS encoding OB-fold-containig protein — translation MLFSFLLVVVVGYWVVVLIGGADVDGLDGDAGEAGGLTGFFAWLGLGGVPVTVIVSLMVAFAWFASLAGTVVLGTTDLNGGVMIVLSLLVIVVALVLAFGITRVLAGLLSRLMPVGPQPSRGDFMGATCVVRTGSVTATFGQAEVHAKDGSSAIVQVRQPGAEPFRAGSKAVIYDFDAQGEFFWIMPADAVPGLSDHSA, via the coding sequence GTGTTGTTCAGTTTCCTGCTCGTCGTCGTGGTCGGCTACTGGGTCGTGGTCCTGATCGGCGGTGCCGACGTGGACGGCCTGGACGGGGACGCGGGTGAGGCCGGCGGGCTCACCGGGTTCTTCGCCTGGCTGGGGCTCGGCGGCGTGCCCGTCACGGTGATCGTCTCGCTGATGGTGGCGTTCGCCTGGTTCGCGAGCCTGGCCGGGACCGTGGTGCTCGGCACCACCGATCTGAACGGTGGCGTCATGATCGTGCTGTCGCTGCTGGTGATCGTGGTGGCGCTGGTTCTCGCGTTCGGCATCACCCGGGTGCTGGCCGGGCTGCTGTCCCGCCTGATGCCGGTCGGCCCGCAGCCGTCCCGCGGCGACTTCATGGGCGCCACGTGCGTGGTTCGCACCGGTTCGGTGACCGCGACCTTCGGCCAGGCCGAGGTGCACGCGAAGGACGGGTCCTCCGCGATCGTTCAGGTTCGCCAGCCGGGTGCCGAACCGTTCCGAGCCGGATCCAAGGCCGTCATCTACGACTTCGACGCCCAGGGCGAGTTCTTCTGGATCATGCCGGCGGACGCGGTCCCCGGCCTGTCCGACCATTCCGCGTAA
- a CDS encoding EndoU domain-containing protein, whose protein sequence is MAANTSSRATTIITRPPDNRPGAFGFHHRYRGQNPQGARVRLNPDGTEMITGRGKHGVYRARVDVQAPDGQWIPKSKQATFFPDDMTPQEVDEAISQAFRGRELQPNDSTAWDGRAGNGMLIGGFTDEPGGNRWKTVFPIMESE, encoded by the coding sequence ATCGCTGCAAACACCTCTTCAAGGGCGACGACAATTATTACCCGCCCGCCCGACAACCGCCCCGGAGCCTTCGGGTTCCATCACCGGTATCGCGGCCAGAATCCGCAGGGTGCGCGCGTCCGCCTCAACCCGGACGGCACCGAGATGATCACCGGGCGTGGAAAGCACGGTGTCTACCGTGCCAGGGTCGATGTGCAGGCGCCTGACGGGCAATGGATTCCGAAGTCGAAGCAGGCGACGTTCTTTCCGGATGACATGACGCCGCAAGAGGTGGACGAGGCAATCTCACAGGCGTTCCGTGGTCGTGAGTTGCAGCCGAACGACAGCACGGCCTGGGACGGCCGCGCGGGTAACGGCATGCTCATCGGCGGCTTCACCGATGAGCCCGGCGGGAACCGATGGAAAACGGTCTTTCCGATCATGGAGAGCGAGTAG
- a CDS encoding GNAT family N-acetyltransferase has translation MSVAWTVDPKLTDALREEIVSLWHAASEAGGAVGFVPPVERDAVAAVARATFASLADGEDRLLVGHAEGRLVGLLFFTGNRSGLRMHWRTLKRVMIHPEMQGRGYGRALLAEAERVARASGLEALHLTVRAGNDTERFYQRAGYKEVGRMPGAIRVGPGDDRDEIHMWLPLR, from the coding sequence ATGAGTGTTGCCTGGACCGTCGATCCGAAGCTGACCGACGCGCTGCGCGAGGAGATCGTGAGTCTGTGGCACGCGGCGTCCGAGGCCGGGGGTGCGGTGGGGTTCGTGCCGCCGGTCGAGCGGGACGCGGTCGCGGCGGTGGCGCGGGCGACGTTCGCGAGCCTGGCCGACGGTGAGGACCGGTTGCTGGTCGGGCATGCCGAGGGCCGGCTGGTCGGGCTGCTGTTCTTCACCGGGAACCGGTCCGGCCTGCGGATGCACTGGCGCACGCTCAAGCGCGTGATGATCCACCCCGAGATGCAGGGCCGGGGGTACGGGCGGGCGCTGCTGGCCGAGGCCGAGCGGGTGGCGCGCGCGTCGGGGCTGGAGGCGCTGCACCTGACGGTCCGGGCCGGCAACGACACCGAGCGCTTCTACCAGCGTGCCGGCTACAAGGAGGTCGGCCGGATGCCGGGCGCGATCCGGGTCGGGCCGGGCGACGACCGGGACGAGATCCACATGTGGCTCCCGCTGCGCTGA
- a CDS encoding expansin EXLX1 family cellulose-binding protein, giving the protein MHDETTLLSTLPGKRRRPRSMVTWLAAAGVAALAGVIGLALMLQTGSSAACAAALSGKATFYDIAGGGGNCSYDGPPADMMHVAMGPGEYADAAACGGYLNVTGPKGSVRVKIVDQCPECAQGHIDLSKEAFAKIGNPVDGIIPVTYSTVANPPLPGPLTFRVKEGASQYWFSVRIDNTGNALRSVQAKSAGGGFVTLKKYDYNYWQADSGLGPGPFTIKATDTQGNTATVDGVKLAPGSTQSSGVKMYGAGANTGSASGGDSAAAAAPAAPVPARATPAASKSASPTPSASASASPSAVASPSAPADDEADVQPLAAATLDVEKTSCG; this is encoded by the coding sequence GTGCATGACGAGACGACTCTGCTGTCCACGCTCCCCGGCAAGCGCCGCCGACCGAGATCCATGGTCACCTGGCTGGCCGCTGCCGGTGTCGCCGCGCTCGCCGGGGTGATCGGGCTGGCGCTGATGCTGCAGACCGGCTCGTCCGCCGCGTGCGCGGCCGCGCTGAGCGGCAAGGCCACGTTCTACGACATCGCCGGTGGCGGCGGCAACTGTTCCTACGACGGCCCGCCGGCCGACATGATGCACGTGGCGATGGGCCCGGGGGAGTACGCGGACGCGGCCGCCTGCGGCGGATACCTGAACGTGACCGGTCCGAAGGGGTCGGTCCGGGTCAAGATCGTGGACCAGTGCCCGGAGTGCGCGCAGGGCCACATCGACCTCAGCAAGGAGGCGTTCGCCAAGATCGGCAACCCGGTCGACGGCATCATCCCGGTCACCTACAGCACGGTCGCGAACCCGCCGCTGCCCGGCCCGCTCACGTTCCGGGTCAAGGAGGGCGCGTCGCAGTACTGGTTCTCGGTCCGCATCGACAACACCGGCAACGCGCTGCGCTCCGTGCAGGCGAAGAGCGCGGGCGGCGGCTTCGTGACGCTGAAGAAGTACGACTACAACTACTGGCAGGCGGACAGCGGCCTCGGCCCCGGCCCGTTCACGATCAAGGCGACGGACACGCAGGGCAACACCGCGACCGTGGACGGGGTCAAGCTCGCACCGGGCAGCACCCAGTCCAGCGGCGTGAAGATGTACGGTGCCGGCGCGAACACCGGCTCGGCCTCCGGCGGCGACTCCGCCGCGGCCGCCGCACCGGCCGCCCCGGTCCCGGCCAGGGCGACGCCGGCCGCGTCGAAGTCCGCGTCCCCCACGCCGTCGGCCTCGGCCTCGGCGTCCCCGTCGGCCGTCGCGTCCCCGTCCGCCCCGGCCGACGACGAGGCCGACGTGCAGCCACTGGCCGCCGCCACGCTGGACGTCGAGAAGACCTCCTGCGGCTGA
- a CDS encoding MurR/RpiR family transcriptional regulator: MNEKGADRLLALFADARLTPTQRRIAHALIQHAGAAAWLSAAEVADLAGVSQPSVTRFATALGLDGYPALRQLLREAAGPGVTETPGGKPNDVQHAVRHEAANLERLAGDLADAGRLAAAAAPLAGSRPLPVLGLRAAAPLAAYFGFFAAKVLPDVRVLDTGGTLLTDRLEQARAAGATAMLAIVLPRYPREALDALAEARALGLHTVVITDSPVSPAAEPAAHVLTARVGAGLVFDLHTAPMTLAMVLLQAICDAVPEETQRRLEEFESSAARRQVFVP, from the coding sequence ATGAATGAAAAGGGCGCAGACCGGCTGCTCGCCCTGTTCGCCGACGCCCGGCTGACGCCCACCCAGCGGCGGATCGCGCACGCGCTGATCCAGCACGCCGGCGCGGCCGCGTGGCTGTCCGCGGCCGAGGTGGCGGACCTGGCCGGCGTGAGCCAGCCGTCCGTGACCCGGTTCGCGACCGCGCTCGGCCTCGACGGCTACCCGGCGCTGCGGCAGCTCCTGCGCGAGGCCGCCGGCCCGGGCGTGACCGAGACCCCGGGCGGGAAGCCCAACGACGTGCAGCACGCGGTACGGCACGAGGCCGCGAACCTGGAACGGCTCGCCGGTGATCTCGCCGACGCCGGCCGGCTCGCCGCCGCGGCCGCGCCGCTGGCCGGGTCGCGCCCGCTGCCGGTGCTCGGGCTGCGGGCCGCCGCGCCGCTCGCCGCGTACTTCGGGTTCTTCGCCGCGAAGGTGCTGCCGGACGTGCGGGTGCTCGACACCGGCGGCACGCTGCTGACCGATCGGCTGGAACAGGCCCGCGCGGCCGGTGCGACCGCCATGCTGGCGATCGTGCTGCCCCGGTATCCGCGCGAGGCGCTGGACGCGCTGGCCGAGGCGCGCGCGCTCGGCCTGCACACCGTGGTGATCACCGACTCGCCGGTCAGTCCCGCGGCGGAGCCGGCCGCGCACGTGCTGACCGCGCGGGTCGGTGCCGGCCTGGTCTTCGACCTGCACACCGCGCCGATGACGCTGGCCATGGTGCTGTTGCAGGCGATCTGCGACGCGGTGCCGGAGGAGACGCAGCGGCGCCTGGAGGAGTTCGAGTCGTCCGCCGCACGCCGGCAGGTTTTCGTTCCCTAG
- the hutU gene encoding urocanate hydratase: protein MRMAIRAPRGSTRTAKGWPQEAAMRMLMNNLDPDVAERPADLVVYGGTGRAARDWPSYHAIVRELGELADDETLLVQSGRPVGVFRTHEWAPRVLLANSNLVGDWATWPEFRRLENLGLTMYGQMTAGSWIYIGTQGILQGTYETFAAVAAKRFGGSLAGTLTLTAGCGGMGGAQPLAVTMNGGVCLIVDVDPARLERRVQTRYLDQVASGLDEAVRLALAAKKERRAVSIGVVGNAAHVFPELLRRGVEIDVVTDQTSAHDPLSYVPLGDPAGLTPEEHTERARASMAAHVAAMVGFQDAGAEVFDYGNSIRGEAQLGGYDRAFDFPGFVPAYIRPLFCEGKGPFRWAALSGDPADIAATDRAVLELFPENESLARWMRLAGERVAFQGLPARICWLGYGERDVAGVRFNEMVASGELSAPVVIGRDHLDCGSVASPYRETEAMRDGSDAIADWPLLNALLNTASGASWVSLHHGGGVGIGRSLHAGQVCVADGTALAGEKIRRTLTNDPGMGVIRHVDAGYPEASAVAAERGVKIPMAAS, encoded by the coding sequence ATGAGGATGGCGATCAGGGCGCCACGTGGCAGCACGCGCACCGCGAAGGGCTGGCCGCAGGAGGCCGCGATGCGGATGCTGATGAACAACCTCGACCCGGACGTGGCGGAGCGGCCGGCGGATCTGGTCGTCTACGGCGGGACCGGGCGGGCCGCGCGCGACTGGCCGTCCTACCACGCGATCGTGCGGGAGCTGGGCGAGCTGGCCGACGACGAGACGCTGCTGGTGCAGTCCGGGCGGCCGGTGGGCGTGTTCCGCACGCACGAGTGGGCGCCGCGCGTGCTGCTGGCCAACTCGAACCTGGTCGGTGACTGGGCGACCTGGCCGGAGTTCCGGCGGCTGGAGAACCTGGGCCTGACCATGTACGGGCAGATGACCGCCGGCTCATGGATCTACATCGGCACGCAGGGCATCCTGCAGGGCACCTACGAGACGTTCGCGGCCGTGGCGGCCAAGCGGTTCGGCGGCTCGCTGGCCGGCACGCTCACGCTGACCGCCGGGTGCGGCGGCATGGGCGGCGCGCAGCCGCTCGCGGTGACCATGAACGGCGGCGTGTGCCTGATCGTCGACGTCGACCCGGCCCGGCTCGAGCGCCGCGTGCAGACCCGCTACCTCGATCAGGTCGCGTCCGGCCTGGACGAGGCGGTGCGGCTCGCGCTGGCCGCGAAGAAGGAGCGGCGGGCCGTCTCGATCGGTGTCGTGGGGAACGCGGCGCACGTGTTCCCGGAGCTGCTGCGACGCGGCGTCGAGATCGACGTCGTGACCGACCAGACCTCGGCGCACGATCCGCTCTCCTACGTACCGCTCGGCGACCCGGCCGGCCTGACCCCGGAGGAGCACACCGAGCGCGCGCGGGCGTCGATGGCCGCGCACGTGGCGGCGATGGTCGGCTTCCAGGACGCGGGCGCGGAGGTGTTCGACTACGGCAACTCGATCCGCGGCGAGGCGCAGCTCGGCGGTTACGACCGCGCGTTCGACTTCCCCGGGTTCGTGCCCGCGTACATCCGGCCGCTGTTCTGCGAGGGCAAGGGGCCGTTCCGGTGGGCGGCGCTGTCCGGCGACCCGGCGGACATCGCGGCCACCGACCGCGCGGTGCTGGAGCTGTTCCCGGAGAACGAGTCGCTGGCGCGGTGGATGAGGCTGGCCGGCGAGCGCGTGGCGTTCCAGGGGTTGCCGGCCCGGATCTGCTGGCTCGGGTACGGCGAACGCGACGTCGCCGGCGTGCGCTTCAACGAGATGGTGGCGTCCGGCGAGCTGTCCGCCCCGGTCGTGATCGGCCGTGACCACCTGGACTGCGGTTCCGTGGCGTCGCCCTACCGGGAGACCGAGGCGATGCGTGACGGCTCGGACGCGATCGCGGACTGGCCGCTGCTCAACGCGCTGCTCAACACGGCCAGCGGCGCGTCCTGGGTGTCGCTGCACCACGGCGGCGGCGTGGGGATCGGGCGGTCGCTGCACGCCGGGCAGGTGTGCGTGGCGGACGGCACCGCGCTGGCCGGCGAGAAGATCCGGCGGACGCTGACGAACGACCCGGGGATGGGCGTGATCCGGCACGTGGACGCGGGTTATCCCGAGGCGTCCGCGGTGGCGGCGGAGCGCGGCGTCAAGATCCCGATGGCGGCGTCGTGA
- a CDS encoding allantoate amidohydrolase: MSAFTDLWREIAEVGGTPRDGYVRLAWTPPEWELRTWFEAEARYRDLEFEVDGNTTMWATWNPAGATGPAVVTGSHLDSVPHGGAYDGPLGVVSAFLAVEVLRARGVTPARPIRIAAFAEEEGSRFGVACLGSRLMTGALDPERARALTDADGVTLAEAMAGYDFDPARLGADPARLRDMHAFVELHVEQGRALTVPVGIGSSIWPHGRWRMDFTGQGNHAGTTLMGDRCDPMLTYAFAVLAANKEARTHGAHATVGRVAVHPNATNAIPSRVTGWLDARAASTATLDELLAGLGTKIATRAAKDGTTVTITAESTTGEIGFSERLIDRCVTVLGARTPVLPTGAGHDAGVLSAVVPTVMLFVRNPTGVSHAPAERADDEDCEAGIEALADVLEELACR, translated from the coding sequence GTGAGTGCCTTCACCGATCTCTGGCGGGAGATCGCGGAGGTCGGCGGCACACCGCGGGACGGATATGTCCGCCTCGCCTGGACGCCGCCCGAGTGGGAGCTGCGCACCTGGTTCGAGGCCGAGGCCCGCTACCGGGACCTGGAGTTCGAGGTGGACGGCAACACCACGATGTGGGCGACCTGGAACCCGGCCGGCGCGACCGGGCCGGCCGTCGTCACCGGCAGCCACCTCGACTCCGTGCCGCACGGCGGCGCCTACGACGGGCCGCTCGGCGTCGTCTCCGCGTTCCTCGCGGTCGAGGTGCTGCGCGCGCGTGGCGTCACCCCGGCCCGGCCGATCCGGATCGCCGCGTTCGCCGAGGAGGAGGGCTCCCGCTTCGGCGTCGCCTGCCTCGGCTCCCGGCTGATGACCGGCGCGCTCGACCCGGAGCGGGCCCGCGCGCTCACCGACGCCGACGGCGTGACGCTGGCCGAGGCGATGGCCGGCTACGACTTCGACCCGGCGCGGCTCGGTGCCGACCCGGCCCGGCTGCGGGACATGCACGCGTTCGTGGAACTGCACGTCGAGCAGGGGCGGGCGCTGACCGTACCGGTGGGGATCGGCTCGTCGATCTGGCCGCACGGCCGGTGGCGGATGGACTTCACCGGCCAGGGCAACCACGCCGGGACCACGCTGATGGGCGACCGCTGCGACCCGATGCTCACCTACGCGTTCGCGGTGCTGGCCGCGAACAAGGAGGCGCGCACGCACGGCGCGCACGCCACGGTCGGCCGGGTCGCGGTGCACCCGAACGCGACGAACGCGATCCCGTCCCGGGTGACCGGCTGGCTGGACGCGCGGGCCGCCTCCACGGCGACGCTGGACGAGTTGCTGGCCGGACTGGGCACCAAGATCGCAACGCGCGCCGCCAAGGACGGCACCACGGTCACGATCACGGCGGAGTCGACGACCGGGGAGATCGGCTTCTCGGAGCGGCTGATCGACCGGTGCGTCACGGTGCTCGGTGCGAGGACGCCGGTGCTGCCGACCGGTGCCGGGCACGACGCCGGCGTGCTGTCCGCGGTCGTACCCACGGTGATGCTGTTCGTGCGGAACCCGACCGGCGTCTCGCACGCGCCCGCCGAGCGCGCCGACGACGAGGACTGCGAGGCCGGCATCGAGGCGCTCGCGGACGTGCTGGAGGAGCTGGCATGCCGCTGA
- a CDS encoding formimidoylglutamate deiminase, whose amino-acid sequence MPLTWHADLAWLGDAPVADVLITAAAGRFTSVTPGVPRPAGAERLRGLTLPGLANAHSHAFHRALRGRTHAGRGTFWTWREQMYAVAARLTPESYLRLARAVFAEMALAGITCVGEFHYLHHGPGGRRYDDPNEMGTALVEAAAQAGIRITLLDTCYLTASVAGDPLDGVALRFGDGTAAAWGERAGAVRTGPHARLGAAVHSVRAVPRDQIPDVVAWATARRAPLHVHLSEQRAENEAAVAAHGRTPTGLLAEAGALGPGTTVAHATHLTAHDIDALGGSRTRVCLCPTTERDLGDGIGPAAALAAAGSPLCTGSDSHAVIDPLEEARAVELHERLRTEQRGHFTAAALVRTATAGGHASLGWDDAGTITVGARADLVTVTLDAPRTAGTDPAGIVFAATAADVTDVVVDGDRIVRDGRHTRLDVPRELREAIAWLS is encoded by the coding sequence ATGCCGCTGACCTGGCACGCCGACCTCGCCTGGCTGGGCGACGCACCGGTCGCGGACGTGCTGATCACCGCGGCGGCCGGGCGGTTCACGTCCGTGACGCCGGGCGTGCCCCGGCCGGCGGGCGCCGAGCGGCTGCGCGGGCTGACGCTGCCCGGCCTGGCGAACGCGCACTCGCACGCGTTCCACCGGGCGCTGCGCGGGCGCACGCACGCGGGCCGGGGCACGTTCTGGACCTGGCGGGAGCAGATGTACGCGGTGGCGGCCCGGCTCACCCCCGAGTCCTACCTGCGGCTGGCGCGGGCCGTCTTCGCGGAGATGGCGCTGGCCGGGATCACCTGCGTGGGCGAGTTCCACTACCTGCACCACGGGCCCGGCGGGCGGCGCTACGACGACCCGAACGAGATGGGCACCGCGCTGGTCGAGGCGGCGGCGCAGGCCGGGATCCGGATCACGCTGCTGGACACGTGCTACCTGACCGCGTCGGTGGCGGGTGATCCGCTGGACGGCGTGGCCCTGCGGTTCGGCGACGGCACGGCCGCGGCGTGGGGCGAGCGGGCCGGCGCCGTCCGCACCGGACCGCACGCCCGGCTCGGCGCCGCCGTCCACTCCGTCCGCGCGGTCCCGCGGGACCAGATCCCCGACGTCGTCGCGTGGGCCACGGCACGACGGGCGCCGCTGCACGTGCACCTCTCCGAGCAGCGCGCGGAGAACGAGGCCGCCGTCGCCGCGCACGGCCGCACCCCCACCGGCCTGCTGGCCGAGGCCGGCGCGCTCGGGCCGGGCACCACCGTCGCGCACGCCACCCACCTCACCGCGCACGACATCGACGCGCTGGGCGGCAGCCGTACCCGCGTCTGCCTGTGCCCCACCACGGAACGTGACCTCGGCGACGGCATCGGGCCGGCCGCGGCACTCGCCGCCGCCGGGTCACCGCTGTGCACCGGCAGCGACAGTCACGCCGTCATCGACCCGCTGGAGGAGGCCCGCGCCGTGGAGCTGCACGAACGCCTGCGCACCGAGCAACGGGGACACTTCACCGCCGCCGCGCTGGTCCGCACCGCGACCGCCGGCGGGCACGCGTCGCTCGGCTGGGACGACGCCGGCACCATCACCGTGGGTGCCCGTGCCGACCTGGTGACGGTCACGCTGGACGCCCCGCGCACGGCCGGCACCGACCCGGCCGGCATCGTCTTCGCCGCGACCGCCGCGGACGTCACCGACGTGGTGGTGGACGGTGACCGGATCGTCCGGGACGGGCGGCACACCCGCCTGGACGTGCCGCGCGAGCTGCGGGAGGCGATCGCATGGCTCTCCTGA
- the hutI gene encoding imidazolonepropionase: protein MALLIDRIGELVTNDAGCCGRGHLTTLKDAAVVVEADTIVWVGRSKDAPGADHRVDADGRAVLPGFVDSHSHLVFAGDRASEFAARMAGEPYTGGGIRTTVAATRAASDERLREAAGRLRDEALRQGTTTIEIKSGYGLSVADEARSLRIARELTAETTFLGAHVVPPEYAARVDDYVSLVCGPMLHAATPYARWIDVFCETGAFDADHARAILTVGKAAGLGVRVHANQLGHGPGVQLAVELDAASADHCTHLTDRDVEALAGTWTVATLLPGAEFSTRSPYPDARRLLDAGATVALATDCNPGSSYTSSMAFCIALAVREMRMTPAEAVWAATAGGARALRRDDIGVIAPGRRADLIVLDAPSYLHLAYRPGVPLISAVVHNGVKL, encoded by the coding sequence ATGGCTCTCCTGATCGACCGGATCGGCGAGCTCGTCACGAACGACGCCGGGTGCTGCGGACGGGGGCACCTGACCACGCTCAAGGACGCGGCGGTGGTCGTCGAGGCCGACACGATCGTGTGGGTCGGCCGGTCGAAGGACGCGCCCGGCGCCGACCACCGCGTCGACGCGGACGGCCGCGCGGTGCTGCCCGGCTTCGTGGACAGCCACTCGCACCTGGTCTTCGCCGGGGACCGGGCGAGCGAGTTCGCGGCCCGGATGGCCGGCGAGCCGTACACCGGCGGCGGCATCCGGACCACCGTCGCCGCCACCCGCGCGGCCTCCGACGAGCGGCTGCGCGAGGCCGCCGGCCGGCTGCGGGACGAGGCGCTGCGGCAGGGCACCACCACGATCGAGATCAAGAGTGGGTACGGGCTGTCCGTCGCCGACGAGGCCCGCTCGCTGCGGATCGCCCGCGAGCTGACCGCGGAGACCACGTTCCTCGGCGCGCACGTGGTCCCGCCGGAGTACGCCGCGCGCGTCGACGACTACGTCTCGCTGGTCTGCGGGCCGATGCTGCACGCGGCCACGCCGTACGCCCGGTGGATCGACGTGTTCTGCGAGACCGGCGCGTTCGACGCCGACCACGCGCGCGCGATCCTGACCGTGGGCAAGGCGGCCGGGCTCGGCGTCCGGGTGCACGCCAACCAGCTCGGGCACGGGCCGGGCGTGCAGCTCGCGGTGGAGCTCGACGCGGCCAGCGCGGACCACTGCACCCACCTCACCGACCGGGACGTGGAGGCGCTCGCCGGGACGTGGACGGTGGCGACGCTGCTGCCGGGCGCGGAGTTCTCCACCCGGTCGCCGTACCCGGACGCGCGCCGGCTGCTCGACGCGGGCGCCACCGTCGCGCTCGCCACGGACTGCAACCCGGGGTCGTCGTACACGTCGTCGATGGCGTTCTGCATCGCACTGGCGGTCCGCGAGATGCGGATGACGCCGGCGGAGGCGGTCTGGGCCGCGACCGCCGGTGGCGCCCGCGCGCTGCGCCGCGACGACATCGGCGTGATCGCGCCGGGCCGGCGCGCCGACCTGATCGTCCTGGACGCTCCCTCGTACCTGCACCTGGCCTACCGGCCCGGGGTGCCACTGATCAGCGCTGTCGTGCACAACGGAGTGAAGCTATGA